The Aliidiomarina minuta nucleotide sequence TCATATCACTCACAAAGCTCTGATCGATTTTTAACTCGTCAATAGGCAGGCGATTGAGATAGCCCAGCGACGAATACCCCGTACCAAAATCATCCAGCGAGAAACGCACGCCAACTTTTTTCAGACGGGCCATTTTTTGAATCACCTGTTCAGTATCAATTAAAAGCATCGACTCAGTGATTTCCAGCAATAAGCGGTCGGGGCGGGCGCCGGTTCGCTGCAACGTTTCAATTACCTTGTCCGCGAAGTCATCGGCTCTTAGTTGACGCACACTGACATTCACGGCAATGCTCCACTGAAAGCGCTGGGGATGGTTCTGCCATTCCAGCAACTGCCGACAGGCGCGGTCTAAAATCCAGTCACCCAGGCAAATAATATCATCCGACTGTTCTGCCACGTGAATAAAAACCCCGGGCATCACCATCCCCCGCTGCGGGTGGTGCCATCGGACCAGTGCCTCTACTCCAGCCACCTGCTTGTACCTATCAACCTGTAGTTGGTAATACAATTGCAACTGGTCTTCAGCAATCGCTAGTCTCAGGTCACGTTGTAACTCAAGCTGATCGGTGATTAAACGCTGAATATTGGCATCATAAAAACACTGAGTATTACGACCTGACTCCTTCGCCCGGTACATTGCCTGATCCGCCTGTTGCAAAATGGCATCGATATCACGCTCGCGACCATCAATCAGGGTGATTCCTGTACTTAGGGTAATACGGGCTGTCTGCTGGCCAAAATTAAAAGGCTCCGACAACAAGCGTTCAATTTTCTGTAGTACGACTTCGACCTCAGCAGCAGCTTTGTCCGCATCATTAGTCAAACGTGACAGCAATACCACAAACTCATCTCCGCCCAGACGAGAGACAGTATCCCGATCCCTAACCAGTTTATGCAGGCGACTACCAATTTCCTGCAGCATCAAATCACCCTGAGCATGACCGTAACTGTCATTCAGCTGTTTAAAACGGTCCACATCGATAAAGAGCAGCGCCGCATACTCCTCGCCTTCGACACTCCGTAATACAGCCTTTTCAAGTCTTTCCCGCAGTAGTCGACGATTAGGGAGTCGGGTTAAAGCGTCATAATATGCCAGCTGATTTATCTTTTCTTCAGCCAGTTTCTGTTCGGTCACATCAATGACGACACCGTTCCATAAACGGCCGCTGCTGTCCGACTCCTGGCTAGGCACTGAATGTACGTTAGCCCAATACACTTCGCCATCAGCCAGAATACGTCCTTCCCAGTAAAATTTATCGGTGTACTTAGTAGCATGAGCCTGGGCAGTAAAAAAGGCCTCCTTATCCTGCGGATGAAGTTGTTCATAAACATGCTGTGCTATCGTCACTCCATCAAAGTCTTTACTTAAACGAAAAATCTCACGGAAGCGCTGACTCGTATAGGTTAATTGGTGCTTACCTTCAGGGGTGAGCCGAAACTGATATACTCCAATAGGAATCAACCGGGTTAGCTGGTCGTACTGCTGTACTGAAAGCATCAGCTGAGCCTGCTTTTCCCGTATTTCAACGTCTGCCTTTCTCAATAAACGACGGGCCCGCAAGTAACCCAGGAGCGTCAAAAAAGCGGATAATAACCAAAGGGTCATGGGTAAAATCAGGCTATTTATCCAATCGGCAATTAACTTCGATCTGGGCGCCATGCTCACTACCCTAAGGTCATAGTTTTCTACCGGCTCCATCCAGATATAATCCCGTCGATAATCCCCAATAGCTGTTTCCCGTTGATGAAAAAAGAAGCCCCGGCCCTGCAACATAAGCTCCTGCATAGCTTCAGTTACTTGACTCGAAAAAATCGCCTGCAGTAATTCAGGATCATCATCCACCGGATGAATGTAATTTACATAACCGTCGTCTCGCAGAAATACCGCCTGGACACCTTCTGGCAAAGACATCCTCGCCCAACTTGCATCCCCGCCATCCAAACGGTTACCGGCAGTCAATACACCAGCCAGCTCATTATTCTGATCATAAACAGGAACCCGGAGTGGAATGATCCATTCACCTACAGCCTCAAAGTAATAAGGGCGGCCGATATGAAAACGCTCATCTTCAATGACTCGGCTAAAGCTTTCCCCAGTTTGTCCATGGTGAATAATATTAGGTAGCGGAGCTAGCAGATTACGAGTGCTAGTGGCAATAAACTCACCATCAAGCCCAACCAAACCATAACCTACAATACCAACATGTGAACTTTGCACCCGCTCCAGGTAAGCATCACCGGCAGCAGAGTCATTAAATACGTCGCGATAAACCAATTCATCCGCTAGTCCCCGCAAAATAACTTCAAAAGTACTAAAGTGGCTGCGCAGTCCCTGTGCCATCAGGCGACTGACATGCTGCAGTTCCTGCTCCTGCTGGTTCAGGCTGCGCTCCCATGTGAAGGCCCCAATAGCCAGAGCTGCCAATAAGAATATGGCAATGAATACCCGGCCAAAGGCACGCAGGATTGGTTCCCGATCTTTTGTCGATTTATCAACCATTAATGCCATATTTACTACTTTTCCAGGAAGCTCAGGCTTATATTTTTTATCGTGGTAAATAATGATATCGGCAGTGCGCTAAACAAACTTAAGTAATCTTTAAGTACATAAATCCTCTGCTCGACCTTGCAAAAAAACAACTTAAAGCTCAGGCTTAAAAAGTCTTATAAACAGGAGTTTATGACATGAACTTAAAAGCAATGCTAGTGAGTATTCTCGGGTTGTCCCTAGTCGCATCTGTAGCGACCGCCCAGGTTCCTTCCTTTAACTATGTGGGCGCCAGCTACACTGAGATAGAAGATGGCAACATCAATTACGATGGTTTCGAGCTGGAAGTCTCTGGCCGAATCGGTGAAAATTGGTTTCTTTCTGGCAGTTATGCCGATATTTCAACCTCTCAGGCAGAAGTGGTTTTTGATGATCTGGATATCACCTATGGTCGGCTCGGTTATATTTTTATCGAAGATGAACTAGCGGCTTTATATGCAGGCCCCCAGGTGCAGTACCTTAACTTTGACGGTGGCCTTGGTTCCACCAGCGAAACCGACCTCGGGGTTTTTGTCGGCTTGCGTTTCATTGCCGCCCCCCGTATAGAACTAATGACTGAAGCCAGCTATATTGACATGGATAACAGCATAACTCGTTTTTCAGCAGGTGCCCGCTTCTATATAACACCCAGCCTGTCGGCTGAAACACAGGCTAATTTTGGCGACTGGAGTGGCTTCAGCCTGGGTATTAATTTCCATTTTTAATATTGGGATATCCTGAGATTAGCAGAGGTTTTATCTAAGAGACTGACAAATATCAATTTTACGTCTAGGTTTATAGGGAACTTATAAAAAGGGAAATAGGTATGACTCCAGCACTCGCTCTTGGGCTGGCCTGCATTCTTTTTCTGTGGGCCATTATACTAGGCATCATGCTTGCCTTTGCACGTTATGGGAAAGAGAAAAACCCACCACCGGTTCTGGTGTGGTGGCATGGCGGTTTTGCCATTGTCGGCTTTCTTATTCTGCTATACGGCAGTTTCTTTGTTGGCTACCCCATGCTGGCAAACTTTGGCGTTCTGTTAATTGCATTAGCCGCCATATTCGGTTTATGGATGTACTTTAACTTCCATCGTAAAGAAGTATTAATCCCTATCGCTATCGTATGGGCACATGGGGCACTTGCCGCCGTCGGCTTTATCCTCATCATTATGGCCATGCTAAATATAGCTGATACGGCTCAGGTCTGAAGGCAGCCACACCCCGGCAGTGAGCTGTCGCCGGGTCTTATTTTCAAATTGCTGTCTTAACGCAATTATTACACATCTATTCGACTACACTCCTTGCTTATTAAG carries:
- a CDS encoding EAL domain-containing protein, coding for MALMVDKSTKDREPILRAFGRVFIAIFLLAALAIGAFTWERSLNQQEQELQHVSRLMAQGLRSHFSTFEVILRGLADELVYRDVFNDSAAGDAYLERVQSSHVGIVGYGLVGLDGEFIATSTRNLLAPLPNIIHHGQTGESFSRVIEDERFHIGRPYYFEAVGEWIIPLRVPVYDQNNELAGVLTAGNRLDGGDASWARMSLPEGVQAVFLRDDGYVNYIHPVDDDPELLQAIFSSQVTEAMQELMLQGRGFFFHQRETAIGDYRRDYIWMEPVENYDLRVVSMAPRSKLIADWINSLILPMTLWLLSAFLTLLGYLRARRLLRKADVEIREKQAQLMLSVQQYDQLTRLIPIGVYQFRLTPEGKHQLTYTSQRFREIFRLSKDFDGVTIAQHVYEQLHPQDKEAFFTAQAHATKYTDKFYWEGRILADGEVYWANVHSVPSQESDSSGRLWNGVVIDVTEQKLAEEKINQLAYYDALTRLPNRRLLRERLEKAVLRSVEGEEYAALLFIDVDRFKQLNDSYGHAQGDLMLQEIGSRLHKLVRDRDTVSRLGGDEFVVLLSRLTNDADKAAAEVEVVLQKIERLLSEPFNFGQQTARITLSTGITLIDGRERDIDAILQQADQAMYRAKESGRNTQCFYDANIQRLITDQLELQRDLRLAIAEDQLQLYYQLQVDRYKQVAGVEALVRWHHPQRGMVMPGVFIHVAEQSDDIICLGDWILDRACRQLLEWQNHPQRFQWSIAVNVSVRQLRADDFADKVIETLQRTGARPDRLLLEITESMLLIDTEQVIQKMARLKKVGVRFSLDDFGTGYSSLGYLNRLPIDELKIDQSFVSDMTDDEHHQVLIRTILSLGKTLSLTTIAEGVETEQQFTILKALGCDRFQGYWFGRPVPAHELPEY
- a CDS encoding outer membrane beta-barrel protein; amino-acid sequence: MNLKAMLVSILGLSLVASVATAQVPSFNYVGASYTEIEDGNINYDGFELEVSGRIGENWFLSGSYADISTSQAEVVFDDLDITYGRLGYIFIEDELAALYAGPQVQYLNFDGGLGSTSETDLGVFVGLRFIAAPRIELMTEASYIDMDNSITRFSAGARFYITPSLSAETQANFGDWSGFSLGINFHF